The Pangasianodon hypophthalmus isolate fPanHyp1 chromosome 5, fPanHyp1.pri, whole genome shotgun sequence genome includes a window with the following:
- the spc25 gene encoding kinetochore protein Spc25 has translation MASIKDLDVGEKFSSKLEEIRTKLLSQAMGEMLNEATVEFCQAHKQYMKSVLDTCSKKCREDETMFETIQAYTEELKRQNSIMRERNGERPEILGSIQDKESHKELLIQKIEKLKQEQAKNRELIHSQNKANKDRLKNLNKIKEIFQERLSLEIRKIQGEKLQFIFRNINHKNPQSAYTFLLRINVDGVYQIVSCDPPLAQMDHLERRLQETNNLSAFLANVRKEFVALHNPPKTA, from the exons ATGGCATCCATCAAAGATCTTGACGTCGGGGAAAAGTTCAGCAGCAAGCTGGAGGAAATCAGGACTAAACTGTTGTCCCAGGCAATGGGTGAAATGCTGAACGAGGCTACAGTGGAGTTCTGCCAGGCGCACAAACAGTACATGAAGTCTGTTCTGG ATACATGCTCGAAAAAGTGCCGGGAAGACGAGACCATGTTTGAGACCATACAGGCTTATACAGAAG aGCTGAAACGTCAGAATTCCATCATGagggagagaaatggagaaCGACCGGAAATCTTGGGATCGATCCAGGACAAAGAAAGCCATAAAGAACTCCTTATTCAGAAGATTGAGAAGCTGAAGCAGGAACAGGCCAAGAACAGAGAAT tgattCACTCACAAAACAAAGCCAACAAGGACCGGCTAAAGAACTTGAACAAAATTAAAGAGATCTTCCAGGAACGGCTAAGCCTCGAGATCAGAAAAATCCAAG gtgagaaGCTGCAATTCATCTTCAGAAACATCAACCACAAGAATCCACAAAGTGCCTACACTTTTCTTTTAAGGATTAATGTGGATGGCGTGTACCAAA tcgTCTCCTGTGATCCTCCCCTGGCTCAGATGGATCATCTGGAGCGTCGACTGCAGGAGACCAACAACCTCTCTGCCTTTCTGGCTAATGTCAGGAAAGAGTTTGTGGCACTACACAATCCTCCAAAGACTGCCTGA